In the genome of Flavobacterium panacagri, one region contains:
- a CDS encoding AAA family ATPase, whose product MEQENIFSTELLTAFEIAKKIAKNNSNKFYSAPHLLKAILNRDLSLLKRLEQMGKDVYYLDEWAEVRMEEEPKTTNVLDAEPSDLIDDIIKEAESLRIALNEDEISLYAIIIALSSPGVGFSFDQMKSYPISRNELLEEKEIIPQNEIISKQEIKKGFLSKYCIHRNIEKKKRILAIARETELNMIKEILCRFSKPNVLLIGDHGIGKTILINTLIQNIIDNQVPEVLNKTQLFELDLPSLIAGASYKGEIEDRLKNCIQELQQFPKNILIIEEIHTLLDKNDGNSGVSNILKGEMSKGLNIIATTTIDEFSKRIEKEQGLSGMFEIVKLEESNDENLFRMIREAIKIYQEHHKIQIDDETISESIRLSRRYLKEKSLPESAINLIDHTMSVLKTSGETFLKEKKSILDRLNVLKNNDSELSEEQLMKECNWFLADLINKTTFLITTDEKDGTKKFETSESIIKHIENIISNLEVKALDKRSHIEPIDLSLIISKKTGIPTGKLKNEEIGKLNRIEETLSLRVIGQDHCIATVSGSILESRSGLSKAGQPIASFFFLGPTGTGKTELAKSLAEFLFQDENAIIRFDMSEFKEEHSVALLLGSPPGYVGYEAGGVLINKIRQKPYSIVLFDEIEKAHPSVFDIFLQIMDEGKLHDRLGKEGDFSNAIILFTSNIGADHIVQTFNNSEIPTSNSLMEIMGNYFRPEFLGRLTEIVPFAPINRENALKIFEIHLKKEFTDLLKNINISVNIPMEAKLYLVENGFNAQYGARPIKSIIRSHLRRPLAKKIISGEVQNGDTISVLIENNEVKWIKGEITIIEN is encoded by the coding sequence ATGGAACAAGAAAATATCTTCAGTACAGAATTACTGACTGCTTTTGAAATTGCTAAAAAAATTGCTAAGAATAACTCCAATAAATTCTATTCTGCACCACATCTCTTAAAAGCAATTTTAAATAGAGACTTATCGCTTTTAAAACGTCTTGAACAAATGGGTAAAGATGTTTATTATCTGGATGAATGGGCAGAGGTACGAATGGAAGAAGAACCAAAAACGACTAATGTTCTCGATGCTGAACCTAGTGATTTGATTGATGATATTATAAAAGAAGCCGAATCTCTAAGGATTGCACTAAATGAAGATGAAATAAGTCTGTATGCTATTATTATTGCTTTAAGTTCTCCCGGCGTGGGTTTTAGTTTTGATCAGATGAAGTCTTATCCAATTTCCAGAAATGAGCTTTTGGAAGAAAAAGAAATAATTCCACAAAATGAAATTATTTCTAAGCAAGAAATAAAAAAAGGCTTTTTGAGTAAATATTGCATTCATAGAAATATCGAAAAGAAGAAACGAATTCTAGCAATTGCACGCGAAACGGAGTTAAATATGATCAAAGAAATTCTATGTCGTTTTTCCAAACCAAATGTCTTGTTAATTGGCGATCACGGTATTGGAAAAACAATTCTGATTAATACTTTAATCCAAAATATAATAGATAATCAAGTTCCAGAAGTCCTAAATAAAACGCAGCTTTTTGAACTTGATTTACCTTCGCTTATTGCTGGAGCATCATACAAAGGCGAAATTGAAGATCGCTTAAAGAACTGTATTCAGGAATTACAGCAATTTCCAAAAAACATTCTTATTATTGAAGAAATTCATACTTTATTGGACAAAAACGATGGTAATTCTGGTGTGTCTAATATTCTAAAGGGTGAAATGTCAAAAGGATTAAATATTATTGCCACGACAACAATTGATGAATTTTCGAAAAGAATCGAAAAAGAACAAGGACTTTCAGGAATGTTTGAAATTGTAAAACTGGAAGAATCTAATGATGAAAATTTATTCCGAATGATTCGTGAAGCTATAAAGATCTATCAGGAACATCATAAAATACAAATTGACGACGAAACTATTTCAGAATCTATTAGATTATCAAGACGCTATTTAAAAGAGAAAAGCCTTCCCGAATCGGCTATAAACCTTATTGATCATACGATGTCTGTTCTAAAAACGTCGGGAGAAACTTTTTTAAAGGAAAAAAAATCAATTCTTGATAGACTTAATGTTTTAAAAAATAACGATTCAGAACTATCAGAAGAGCAGTTAATGAAAGAATGCAACTGGTTTCTAGCTGACTTAATAAATAAAACTACATTTTTAATAACAACTGATGAAAAGGATGGTACTAAGAAATTTGAAACTTCAGAGTCTATTATAAAACATATTGAAAACATAATAAGTAATCTCGAAGTAAAAGCATTAGACAAACGTTCTCATATTGAACCGATAGATTTATCACTTATAATATCTAAGAAAACGGGGATTCCTACTGGTAAACTAAAGAATGAGGAGATTGGAAAACTAAATAGAATTGAAGAGACTTTAAGTTTAAGAGTCATTGGACAAGATCATTGCATTGCAACTGTTTCAGGTTCTATTTTAGAATCAAGATCAGGGTTAAGCAAAGCAGGACAGCCGATTGCGTCTTTTTTTTTCCTTGGCCCAACAGGCACAGGTAAAACAGAATTAGCCAAAAGTTTAGCCGAATTTCTTTTTCAGGATGAAAATGCTATTATCCGTTTTGACATGTCTGAATTTAAGGAAGAACATTCTGTAGCTTTATTGCTTGGATCTCCTCCGGGATATGTGGGATACGAGGCGGGAGGAGTATTAATAAACAAGATTAGACAAAAACCTTACTCGATTGTCTTATTCGATGAAATTGAAAAAGCACACCCTTCTGTTTTTGATATATTTCTTCAAATCATGGATGAAGGCAAACTACATGATCGCTTAGGAAAAGAAGGAGATTTTTCGAATGCTATTATTCTTTTTACTTCAAACATTGGCGCAGATCATATTGTTCAAACTTTCAATAACAGCGAAATTCCAACTTCAAATTCTCTAATGGAAATTATGGGGAATTATTTTAGACCTGAATTTTTAGGACGTCTAACCGAAATTGTTCCTTTTGCTCCTATCAATAGAGAGAATGCCTTAAAAATCTTCGAAATACATCTTAAAAAAGAGTTTACAGATTTATTGAAAAACATCAATATTTCAGTCAATATACCGATGGAAGCTAAACTTTATCTTGTCGAAAATGGGTTTAATGCCCAGTATGGAGCAAGACCAATAAAAAGCATTATAAGAAGCCATCTGAGAAGACCTCTTGCCAAAAAAATAATTTCTGGTGAAGTACAAAACGGAGATACCATTTCTGTTCTTATTGAAAATAATGAAGTAAAATGGATTAAAGGAGAAATTACAATTATTGAAAATTAA
- a CDS encoding PKD domain-containing protein, translating to MKIKKIDNRIVLFFSIILLIAIVSFLIQFFKHVDCDDVKYYILSDHSQSEEPIEFYDRTHNAKSWKWDFGDGSTADIRRHTFHTYKNPGKYIVTLTINGECTHTRELVLTDKYLLDKLGTPQIIASKTITVGQSTYFSSISPEAKTWEWGFGEGRGIIETSSNPVYTFSTPGEKTITLVINGDFSRVAKKVIYVHPRVIKKTNPLDVTSYVYEKNAESFSLPRGSVKKDPLEDMLQYVPVAPRAKTQKDTIENIKKAPKISEDQFEILLNKVAEGSKVKDDFTDFLCDDLEVPVVKNDRDLLTFAQLCSGIKGKKIKIESIRLNKDKITNCVKGLSINYKVKKYMIWVKD from the coding sequence ATGAAGATTAAAAAAATAGACAACAGAATTGTACTTTTTTTTAGTATTATTCTACTTATAGCAATTGTATCTTTTCTAATACAATTTTTTAAACATGTCGATTGTGATGATGTTAAGTACTATATATTATCTGATCATTCGCAAAGTGAAGAACCTATCGAATTTTATGACCGAACTCATAATGCAAAATCGTGGAAATGGGATTTTGGAGACGGATCAACTGCAGATATTCGGAGACATACTTTTCATACCTATAAAAATCCAGGAAAATATATTGTAACACTTACCATAAATGGCGAATGCACTCATACACGGGAACTGGTTTTAACAGATAAATATCTTCTCGACAAATTAGGAACTCCGCAAATCATTGCTTCTAAAACGATTACGGTAGGACAGTCTACGTATTTTAGTTCAATTTCTCCAGAAGCTAAAACCTGGGAATGGGGATTTGGCGAAGGAAGGGGTATTATAGAAACCTCTTCAAATCCTGTTTATACTTTTTCAACTCCAGGAGAAAAAACTATAACTCTTGTTATTAATGGTGATTTTAGTCGTGTGGCTAAAAAAGTGATTTATGTACATCCAAGAGTAATTAAAAAAACAAATCCATTGGATGTGACTTCGTATGTTTATGAAAAAAATGCAGAATCTTTCTCTTTGCCCAGAGGTTCTGTTAAAAAAGATCCGCTCGAAGATATGTTGCAATATGTTCCTGTGGCGCCAAGAGCCAAAACACAAAAGGATACTATTGAAAATATCAAAAAAGCTCCCAAAATATCTGAAGATCAATTCGAAATTTTATTAAACAAAGTCGCCGAAGGCAGTAAAGTAAAAGATGATTTTACTGACTTTTTATGTGATGACCTTGAAGTTCCCGTCGTTAAAAATGATAGAGACCTATTGACATTTGCACAGCTTTGTTCCGGTATTAAAGGGAAAAAAATAAAAATAGAATCTATTCGCCTTAATAAAGACAAGATTACTAATTGTGTAAAAGGACTGTCTATTAATTACAAGGTGAAAAAATATATGATCTGGGTTAAAGATTAA